A window of the Streptomyces sp. NBC_00454 genome harbors these coding sequences:
- a CDS encoding BTAD domain-containing putative transcriptional regulator translates to MTETTKAMAVTTASLPGEAMEFRLLGPVEVVRGGKQLALGGPKPRTLLAALLLARGRVVSVDRLVDQVWSEEPPSTARALVQTYVSSLRRALRVDGLLETRPPGYALHVPADHLDLALFEDRAAQGRDALLSGDPERAAGLLREALNLWRGNALDGTGGALRSEAQHLAESRWVALEARTAAGLALGRAADLVGELSSLVAELPLRERFRAQLMSALYRTGRQSEALAVYHEGRRSLADELGVDPGPELRRLYELIVRGEPDADGHRTVSPPQPEPAQPQPAQSERAQPERAPAVLVSAALPKPAQLPPAVRGFVGRDQDLAALVEGVGAEEPVWLVSGSGGVGKSALAVHAAHRLARAYPDGQLYVDLRGTLGPPVAPGEAIGGFLRALGTPDADVPEGLDARTARLRSALGGRRMLLVLDDALDETQIRPLLPGNPDCAVVITSRNRLAGLVGPNRIDLGVLCDSAAVELLARTAGTDRVAAEPAAAAELVRLCGNLPLAVRIAGARLATRRHWGLGALVDRLADERRRLDELRAGDLEVRSCFHLSYRALDPQARTAFARLGLLGVPDFAGWVLALLLDVPERVAEEICERLVDSQLLEPPGDFAEAPARGSSPRYRLHDLLRLYACEQAEGSQTAQERTAAMSRVLDGWLALVTCASSAQPSGAVPPQAARTVFPPAFQQAAAVATDNPLAWFAVEERALVAAVEQAAALGLDVAACQLATALAASAFAVGNRFEQWDRVHATALAAARQAGNPAAEAGVLTGLGQLRYEEDRYTDAERYFRQALPLLESAGDARGVAAALSGLGSVNRERGRFAAARDQLTRALRTFQDLGDHAGIGHTARLAASVHLEEGTYPAAHALLTESLAAYRGIGSVRGEALALRTRGLVHRAAGDYRTASDLCAEAGAMFRRLDDRLMAAYADQALVKARIRLGETRGAEGVLAAALRECVEHRDPLGEGLVLRTIGELALAEGDFTAAERHLTAAVRIWEGLDLPLFCARAGRDLADVHEATGDHEAAARRREQVLLVFAEFGAREYAELSARTTAAGPRAS, encoded by the coding sequence ATGACAGAGACGACGAAGGCGATGGCGGTGACGACGGCGTCACTCCCGGGGGAAGCGATGGAGTTCCGACTGCTCGGACCGGTCGAAGTGGTCCGCGGGGGAAAACAGTTGGCGTTGGGCGGCCCCAAGCCGCGGACCCTGCTCGCCGCCCTGCTGCTGGCGCGCGGCCGTGTCGTATCCGTGGACCGCCTCGTCGACCAGGTGTGGAGCGAGGAGCCGCCGTCCACCGCTCGTGCGCTCGTCCAGACCTACGTCTCTTCGCTGCGCCGCGCGCTGCGGGTGGACGGACTCCTGGAGACCCGCCCTCCGGGCTACGCCCTCCACGTACCCGCCGATCACCTGGACCTCGCGCTGTTCGAGGACCGGGCCGCGCAGGGCCGGGACGCCCTCCTCTCCGGAGACCCGGAACGGGCCGCCGGTCTGCTGCGCGAGGCTTTGAACCTGTGGCGCGGCAACGCTCTGGACGGGACGGGCGGGGCCCTGCGGAGCGAGGCGCAGCATCTGGCCGAGTCGCGATGGGTGGCCCTGGAAGCCCGGACCGCCGCCGGCCTGGCCCTCGGGCGGGCGGCGGACCTCGTGGGGGAACTCTCCTCGCTGGTGGCCGAGTTACCCCTGCGGGAGCGGTTCCGGGCCCAGCTGATGAGTGCCCTCTACCGGACCGGCCGCCAGTCCGAGGCCCTGGCGGTCTATCACGAGGGGCGCCGATCGCTCGCTGACGAGCTGGGAGTCGACCCCGGTCCGGAACTGCGCCGCCTGTACGAGCTGATCGTGCGCGGCGAGCCCGACGCCGACGGCCACCGGACCGTGTCGCCACCGCAGCCGGAGCCCGCACAGCCGCAGCCCGCACAGTCGGAGCGCGCACAGCCGGAGCGCGCACCGGCTGTGCTGGTGTCCGCAGCTCTGCCCAAGCCGGCCCAACTGCCTCCCGCCGTACGTGGCTTCGTAGGCCGGGACCAGGATCTCGCCGCCCTCGTCGAAGGGGTGGGCGCGGAGGAACCCGTATGGCTGGTGTCCGGCAGCGGGGGAGTGGGGAAGTCCGCGCTCGCGGTCCACGCCGCACACCGGTTGGCGCGCGCCTATCCCGACGGACAGCTGTACGTGGACCTGCGCGGCACCCTGGGGCCGCCCGTCGCGCCGGGCGAGGCCATCGGCGGCTTCCTGCGCGCACTCGGCACGCCGGATGCCGATGTCCCCGAGGGCCTCGACGCCCGGACGGCCCGGCTGCGCAGTGCGCTGGGCGGCCGGCGGATGCTGCTCGTGCTGGACGACGCGCTGGACGAGACCCAGATCAGACCGCTGCTGCCCGGAAACCCCGACTGCGCCGTGGTGATCACCAGCAGGAACCGGCTGGCGGGGCTCGTCGGGCCGAACCGGATCGACCTCGGTGTGCTCTGCGATTCCGCCGCCGTGGAACTGCTGGCGCGCACCGCCGGTACGGACCGGGTCGCCGCCGAGCCGGCCGCGGCCGCGGAGCTGGTCCGATTGTGCGGGAACCTGCCGCTGGCCGTTCGCATCGCCGGGGCCCGGCTCGCCACCCGCAGGCACTGGGGTCTCGGGGCGCTGGTGGACCGGCTGGCCGACGAACGCCGGCGCCTGGACGAGCTGCGGGCCGGCGACCTGGAGGTGCGCTCCTGCTTCCACCTCAGCTATCGCGCCCTCGATCCGCAGGCCCGTACGGCATTCGCGCGCCTGGGCCTCCTCGGCGTGCCGGACTTCGCCGGATGGGTGCTCGCGCTCCTGCTCGACGTACCGGAACGGGTCGCCGAGGAGATCTGCGAACGCCTCGTGGACTCCCAACTCCTGGAGCCTCCGGGCGACTTCGCGGAGGCTCCCGCTCGCGGCTCCTCACCCCGCTACCGGCTCCACGACCTCCTGCGTCTCTACGCCTGCGAGCAGGCCGAGGGGAGCCAGACGGCGCAGGAGCGGACCGCCGCCATGAGCCGGGTCCTCGACGGGTGGCTCGCGCTCGTCACGTGTGCCTCGTCCGCCCAGCCCTCGGGAGCCGTGCCTCCCCAAGCCGCCCGTACGGTGTTCCCGCCCGCCTTCCAGCAGGCGGCGGCCGTGGCCACCGACAACCCGCTGGCCTGGTTCGCGGTGGAGGAGCGGGCGCTGGTGGCCGCCGTCGAGCAGGCGGCCGCACTCGGACTGGACGTGGCCGCCTGCCAACTGGCCACCGCGCTCGCGGCCTCTGCGTTCGCTGTCGGCAACCGTTTCGAGCAGTGGGACCGCGTCCACGCCACGGCTCTGGCCGCTGCCCGGCAGGCGGGCAACCCCGCCGCGGAAGCCGGCGTCCTGACGGGCCTGGGGCAACTCCGCTACGAGGAGGACCGGTACACGGACGCCGAGCGGTACTTCCGCCAGGCCCTGCCCCTCCTCGAGTCCGCCGGTGACGCCCGGGGTGTGGCGGCGGCGCTCTCCGGCCTGGGCTCGGTGAACAGGGAACGCGGACGGTTCGCTGCCGCACGCGATCAACTGACCCGGGCCCTGCGCACGTTCCAGGATCTCGGCGACCATGCGGGAATCGGGCACACGGCCCGGCTGGCCGCCTCCGTCCACCTGGAGGAAGGCACCTATCCCGCTGCCCACGCTCTGCTCACCGAGTCCCTCGCGGCCTATCGGGGGATCGGCAGCGTACGGGGGGAGGCGCTCGCCCTGCGCACACGAGGACTGGTGCACCGGGCGGCCGGGGACTACCGCACGGCCTCCGACCTGTGCGCCGAGGCCGGCGCCATGTTCCGCCGGCTCGACGACCGGCTCATGGCCGCCTACGCCGACCAGGCGCTGGTCAAGGCGCGCATCCGGCTCGGCGAGACCCGGGGCGCCGAAGGCGTCCTGGCGGCGGCCCTGCGGGAATGCGTCGAGCACCGCGACCCGCTCGGCGAGGGGCTGGTGCTGCGCACGATCGGCGAACTGGCACTGGCCGAGGGTGACTTCACCGCGGCCGAGCGGCACCTCACGGCGGCCGTCCGGATCTGGGAGGGCCTGGACCTGCCGCTCTTCTGCGCCCGCGCCGGGCGAGACCTGGCCGACGTGCACGAGGCCACCGGCGACCACGAGGCGGCGGCTCGGCGCCGCGAACAAGTCCTGCTGGTGTTCGCCGAGTTCGGCGCGCGGGAGTACGCAGAGCTGTCCGCGCGGACCACGGCCGCCGGCCCCCGCGCTTCCTGA
- a CDS encoding CHAP domain-containing protein, giving the protein MKPSLPKNLLTVVLGMLALLATVLTTAPAAQAATTGDIARVAEQEASRPHGCSYYGDCPGGGWCAVFATWVWRQAGVGDLGGLGISAKDFYQYGVRHNTVDQIPNIGDAVVFNLNGDGTYADHVNIVVAVAGDTVTTVGGNESGTVQRTSWNWRQGTNAGGQHASAYVAPVGLGSAVHEVSGLSSGWQDGTVTGASTSAISAVMVNGYRTVYSIQNGQLHERSAATGWGDGYIPTGGSVTAVSAMVHNGARLVYVIRDGGLYELDGGNGWAMGRIPTTAPVTAVSAISVNGIRLVYVVENGVVHEVNAGAGWSDSALPSTSQVTAVSAVNRSGIRMLYTVQNGRVHEVDGGAGWSNTQVSATAVSTVSAVIHNGVRLIYAVDSQGRLREFDGGNGWAEGTVMPQAVGPGSLSAISDNGIRRVYTLQ; this is encoded by the coding sequence GTGAAACCGTCCCTGCCGAAGAACCTGCTGACCGTCGTCCTGGGCATGCTGGCCCTGCTCGCCACGGTGCTGACGACGGCGCCCGCCGCCCAGGCGGCCACCACCGGCGACATCGCCCGCGTCGCCGAACAGGAGGCGAGCCGGCCGCACGGCTGCTCGTACTACGGGGACTGCCCGGGCGGAGGCTGGTGCGCGGTGTTCGCCACCTGGGTCTGGCGGCAGGCCGGCGTGGGCGACCTGGGCGGCCTCGGCATCAGCGCGAAGGACTTCTACCAGTACGGCGTGCGGCACAACACCGTCGACCAGATACCGAACATCGGTGACGCGGTCGTCTTCAACCTCAACGGCGACGGCACCTACGCCGACCATGTCAACATCGTCGTCGCCGTCGCGGGCGACACCGTCACCACGGTGGGCGGCAACGAGAGCGGCACCGTTCAGCGCACCAGCTGGAACTGGCGCCAGGGCACCAACGCGGGAGGGCAGCACGCGAGTGCGTACGTCGCCCCCGTGGGCCTGGGCTCCGCCGTGCACGAGGTGAGCGGACTCTCCTCGGGCTGGCAGGACGGGACGGTGACCGGGGCCTCCACGTCGGCGATCAGCGCCGTGATGGTCAACGGCTACCGCACCGTCTACTCGATCCAGAACGGCCAGCTCCACGAGCGCAGCGCCGCCACCGGCTGGGGCGACGGATACATCCCCACCGGCGGGTCCGTCACCGCGGTCAGCGCGATGGTCCACAACGGAGCCCGGCTGGTGTACGTCATCCGCGACGGCGGCCTGTACGAACTGGACGGCGGCAACGGCTGGGCCATGGGCCGCATTCCCACGACCGCGCCCGTCACGGCCGTCTCGGCGATCAGCGTGAACGGCATCCGGCTCGTGTACGTCGTCGAGAACGGTGTCGTCCACGAGGTCAACGCCGGTGCGGGCTGGTCGGACTCCGCACTGCCCTCGACCAGCCAGGTGACCGCGGTGTCGGCGGTCAACCGCAGCGGCATCCGGATGCTCTACACGGTCCAGAACGGGCGGGTGCACGAGGTCGACGGGGGAGCCGGCTGGTCGAACACCCAGGTGTCGGCCACGGCGGTGAGCACCGTCTCGGCGGTGATCCACAACGGCGTCCGGCTGATCTACGCCGTCGACTCCCAGGGCCGCCTCCGCGAGTTCGACGGCGGCAACGGCTGGGCCGAGGGGACGGTCATGCCCCAGGCCGTCGGCCCGGGTTCGCTCTCGGCCATCAGTGACAACGGCATCCGCCGGGTCTACACCCTCCAGTAG
- a CDS encoding TetR/AcrR family transcriptional regulator produces the protein MTMPLRRDARRNRDLLVEAARETFAQRGLDAPLDDIARRARVGNATLYRHFPTRAQLVEAVFAGALAHTVTAGALARSAEDAWAGLTGYLEQVFAGLAADRGANDLMTTGLEGAGSLEAVHAHNRETLDLLIGRAQRQGTMRADVTTQDLLLALAAVGRAVPALTAAVPDSWRRFLALFLDGLRATAPADPLPAAPLSAAELGRVLRELGPPRSRPDRSP, from the coding sequence ATGACGATGCCCCTGCGGCGCGACGCGCGACGCAACCGCGACCTACTGGTCGAGGCGGCCCGCGAGACCTTCGCACAGCGCGGATTGGACGCCCCGCTCGACGACATCGCCCGCCGGGCGCGCGTCGGCAACGCCACCCTGTACCGGCATTTCCCCACCCGCGCGCAGCTGGTGGAGGCCGTCTTCGCGGGGGCGCTGGCCCACACCGTCACCGCCGGCGCGCTGGCGCGGAGCGCCGAAGACGCCTGGGCCGGCCTGACCGGGTACCTCGAACAGGTCTTCGCGGGACTGGCCGCCGACCGCGGTGCCAACGACCTGATGACCACGGGCCTGGAGGGGGCCGGTTCGCTGGAGGCCGTGCACGCGCACAACCGGGAGACCCTCGACCTGCTGATCGGGCGCGCGCAGCGGCAGGGCACGATGCGCGCCGACGTCACCACGCAGGACCTGCTCCTCGCCCTGGCCGCCGTCGGCCGGGCCGTCCCGGCCCTGACCGCCGCCGTACCGGACTCCTGGCGCCGCTTCCTCGCCCTCTTCCTCGACGGGCTGCGCGCCACCGCCCCGGCCGATCCGCTGCCCGCGGCCCCGCTGTCCGCTGCCGAACTCGGCCGGGTCCTGCGCGAGCTGGGCCCGCCCCGGAGCCGCCCGGACCGCTCCCCGTGA
- a CDS encoding patatin-like phospholipase family protein: MADTALVLGGGGTIGLAWTVGMMAGLAEAGIDLSCADVTIGTSAGSVLGARLASGLSAEELYAEQLDGAPKIDVEVTLGQTARFLWAALGSRDPQRSVQRLGRAALAADTAPESAVHEAIAVLLGGVRDWPGSDLRLTGVDARTGALEVFDATSGVTLPEAVAASCAVPVLWPPVSMAGRRWMDGGSRSTANVHLARGHRRVVAIAPIPKAVGPHPSATEQGAELAEDGTPVAVLTPDRASRKAFGRNMLDQTRCAAAARAGRTQAAECVDTVRAVWNAPAEDQPVRQEARGGGRPAR; this comes from the coding sequence ATGGCGGACACGGCCTTGGTACTGGGTGGCGGGGGAACGATCGGCCTCGCCTGGACGGTCGGCATGATGGCCGGACTGGCCGAAGCGGGCATCGACCTCTCGTGCGCCGACGTCACGATCGGCACCTCCGCCGGCTCCGTGCTCGGGGCCCGCCTCGCCTCGGGCCTGAGCGCCGAGGAGCTCTACGCCGAACAGCTGGACGGCGCCCCGAAGATCGACGTCGAGGTCACCCTCGGCCAGACCGCCCGCTTCCTCTGGGCCGCACTCGGATCCCGCGACCCGCAGCGCTCCGTGCAGCGCCTCGGCCGGGCCGCGCTGGCCGCCGACACCGCCCCCGAATCGGCGGTCCACGAGGCGATCGCCGTCCTGCTGGGCGGCGTACGGGACTGGCCCGGCTCGGACTTGCGCCTGACCGGAGTGGATGCCCGGACCGGGGCCCTGGAAGTCTTCGACGCCACCTCGGGCGTCACCCTCCCCGAGGCGGTGGCCGCGAGCTGCGCGGTGCCCGTGCTCTGGCCGCCCGTGTCGATGGCCGGCCGCCGCTGGATGGACGGCGGCAGCCGCTCGACGGCCAATGTCCACCTCGCCCGCGGCCATCGGCGGGTCGTCGCCATCGCCCCGATCCCGAAGGCGGTGGGTCCGCACCCGAGCGCGACCGAGCAGGGCGCGGAACTCGCCGAGGACGGGACGCCGGTGGCGGTCCTCACCCCCGACCGCGCCTCGCGCAAGGCCTTCGGCCGCAACATGCTCGACCAGACCCGCTGCGCCGCCGCGGCCCGCGCCGGCCGCACCCAGGCCGCCGAGTGCGTGGACACCGTACGCGCGGTCTGGAACGCCCCGGCCGAAGACCAGCCCGTACGACAGGAGGCGCGCGGCGGCGGTCGTCCCGCGCGCTGA
- a CDS encoding NAD(P)/FAD-dependent oxidoreductase — MNGNTEVLVIGGGYAGVMAANRLTGREDVSVTLINPRASFVHRIRLHQLAAGTDEAVVEYREVLAEGVQLVVDTVSDIDAAGRNVALASGGTVDYDYLVYAVGSGSADPGVPGATEFAHPIATLEDAQRLRPALEAALRGAAVTVVGAGPTGIETAAELAEQGRTVTLVCGGVLGPYLHPRGRRSVAGRLAKLGVTVLDGPDAKVVAVKRDAVRLADGRELPSTVTIWTAGFGVPDLAARSGLSTDALGRLLTDETLTSVDDERIVAAGDSAAPSGLPLRMSCQAAMPLGARAADTVLSRIGAERPATLNQVFGAQCISLGRNAGIFQFADKLDAAVWFNIDGRPGAKLKEFVCKVVVKHLAEEAHKPGGYKLHLNSRGGTRQNLVEAQRTGAPATERTAA; from the coding sequence ATGAACGGCAACACCGAAGTCCTCGTCATCGGCGGCGGATACGCGGGCGTCATGGCGGCCAACCGCCTCACCGGCCGCGAGGACGTGAGCGTGACCCTGATCAACCCGCGGGCGAGCTTCGTCCACCGGATCCGGCTGCACCAGTTGGCGGCCGGCACCGACGAGGCCGTCGTCGAATACCGCGAGGTCCTGGCCGAGGGCGTCCAGCTGGTGGTCGACACCGTCTCCGACATCGACGCGGCCGGCCGCAACGTGGCGCTGGCCTCCGGCGGCACGGTCGACTACGACTACCTCGTCTACGCGGTGGGCAGCGGCAGCGCCGACCCGGGCGTGCCGGGAGCGACCGAGTTCGCCCACCCGATCGCCACTCTGGAGGACGCGCAGCGGCTGCGCCCGGCGCTCGAAGCGGCCCTGCGAGGTGCCGCGGTGACGGTGGTCGGGGCCGGCCCGACCGGCATCGAGACCGCCGCCGAGCTCGCGGAGCAGGGCCGCACGGTGACGCTGGTCTGCGGCGGGGTCCTGGGCCCGTACCTGCACCCCCGGGGCCGGCGCTCGGTCGCAGGCCGACTGGCCAAGCTCGGTGTGACCGTCCTCGACGGGCCCGACGCGAAGGTCGTCGCCGTGAAGCGTGACGCCGTACGGCTCGCCGACGGCCGCGAACTGCCGAGCACGGTGACCATCTGGACCGCCGGATTCGGTGTGCCGGACCTGGCCGCCCGCAGCGGGCTCAGCACCGACGCCCTGGGCCGGCTGCTCACGGACGAGACGCTGACCAGCGTGGACGACGAACGCATCGTCGCCGCCGGGGACTCGGCGGCCCCCTCGGGCCTGCCGCTGCGGATGAGCTGCCAGGCCGCGATGCCGCTGGGAGCGCGGGCCGCCGACACGGTGCTCAGCCGGATCGGGGCGGAGCGGCCCGCGACCCTCAATCAGGTGTTCGGCGCCCAGTGCATCAGCCTCGGCCGGAATGCAGGCATCTTCCAGTTCGCCGACAAGCTCGACGCCGCCGTGTGGTTCAACATCGACGGCCGGCCCGGAGCCAAGCTCAAGGAGTTCGTGTGCAAGGTCGTCGTCAAGCACCTGGCCGAGGAAGCGCACAAGCCCGGCGGATACAAGCTGCACCTCAACTCGCGGGGCGGCACGCGCCAGAACCTGGTCGAAGCCCAGCGCACCGGGGCGCCCGCCACCGAACGGACGGCGGCCTAG
- a CDS encoding acyltransferase family protein → MPQPGLKTRLAALDGLRLVAALMVVVYHYAALSRPWGHDPATIFPTLQNFAQFGWLGVEIFFVVSGFVICMSVWGRTVGDFAISRVSRLFPAYWVAVPLTALVVKIWPEVHSIRGWDDVLVNLTMLQAGNNTRNIDDVYWTLFVELKFYVLMAVVVLCGVTYRNMVVFCGVWTVAAALAPSLGSPLLAAFAMPTYAPFFIAGIAFYLMRRYGSNPMLWAIVLMQLLLSQRYVHYRMEINLGKAAADLLPTWPVRLIMIAGFGIIAAIALGAFDKIQWKWLSTAGAITYPFYLIHMYIGMTLIHHFRNRVPAAVLLVSVTVLMMVTAWLIHRLVERPVGKWLRDAMRRGVDDVRRNTPARKRPRTTPGVQAQAAQAPTAGPSEELQIPVSSPVG, encoded by the coding sequence ATGCCCCAGCCTGGGCTCAAGACCAGACTCGCGGCCCTCGACGGGCTCCGCCTGGTCGCCGCGCTGATGGTGGTCGTGTACCACTACGCAGCTCTGAGTCGCCCCTGGGGCCACGACCCGGCCACGATCTTTCCGACCCTCCAGAACTTCGCCCAGTTCGGGTGGCTCGGGGTCGAAATCTTCTTCGTGGTCAGCGGCTTCGTCATATGCATGAGCGTCTGGGGACGCACGGTCGGCGACTTCGCCATATCGCGGGTCTCCCGGCTCTTCCCGGCCTACTGGGTCGCCGTGCCCCTCACCGCGCTGGTCGTGAAGATCTGGCCGGAGGTCCACTCCATACGCGGCTGGGACGACGTCCTCGTCAACCTGACGATGCTGCAGGCCGGCAACAACACCCGGAACATCGACGACGTCTACTGGACGCTCTTCGTCGAGCTCAAGTTCTACGTGCTGATGGCGGTCGTCGTCCTCTGCGGAGTCACCTACCGCAACATGGTCGTCTTCTGCGGGGTCTGGACCGTGGCCGCGGCGCTGGCGCCCTCGCTCGGCTCTCCCCTGCTCGCCGCATTCGCGATGCCCACCTACGCGCCGTTCTTCATCGCGGGCATCGCCTTCTACCTCATGCGCCGCTACGGCTCGAACCCCATGCTGTGGGCGATCGTCCTGATGCAGCTGCTGCTGTCCCAGCGCTACGTGCATTACCGGATGGAAATCAACCTGGGCAAGGCCGCGGCCGACCTGCTGCCCACCTGGCCGGTCCGACTGATCATGATCGCCGGGTTCGGCATCATCGCCGCGATCGCGCTCGGCGCCTTCGACAAGATCCAGTGGAAGTGGCTTTCGACCGCCGGGGCGATCACGTACCCGTTCTATCTCATCCACATGTACATCGGGATGACCCTGATCCACCACTTCCGCAACCGGGTTCCGGCGGCCGTCCTCCTGGTCTCGGTGACCGTACTGATGATGGTCACCGCCTGGCTGATCCACCGGCTGGTGGAGCGCCCCGTCGGCAAGTGGCTCCGCGACGCGATGCGGCGCGGGGTGGACGACGTACGCCGCAACACCCCCGCCCGCAAGCGCCCCCGCACCACGCCCGGCGTCCAGGCCCAGGCCGCCCAGGCCCCGACCGCCGGGCCATCGGAAGAGCTCCAGATCCCCGTCAGCAGTCCCGTCGGCTAG
- a CDS encoding phospholipase D-like domain-containing protein — MARTARTAALVSTTALTLGFSLLGATAPASAADAPTPHLDSIEQTLRQVSPGLEGSVWERTSGNRLGSSEPGGADWLLQTPGCWGDAACVDRPGSRRLLEKMRQDIAGARQTVDISTLAPFPNGGYQEAIVAGLRESAQKGNRLKVRIMVGAAPIYHSTVIPSSYRDELLAKLGPAAAGNITLNVASMTTSKTDFSWNHSKLVVVDGSSVITGGINSWKDDYLETSHPVSDVDLALSGPAAGSAGRYLDSLWDWTCRNKSNWSSVWFAASPGAGCMPSLPRPASPPAGDVPALAVGGLGVGIRQNDPTSSFRPVLPTAGDTKCGIGIHDNTNADRDYDTVNPEESALRALVSSATSHIEISQQDVHATCPPLPRYDVRLYDALAQKLTSGVKVRIVVSDPANRGTIGSGGYSQIKSLSEVSDALRGRVAALTGDGARARTALCENLQLATFRASDQPTWADGKPYAQHHKLVSVDGSAFYIGSKNLYPSWLQDFGYVVESPAAAAQLKSDLLDPQWRYSQTTATYDYTRGLCQG; from the coding sequence TTGGCACGCACCGCCCGTACGGCCGCCCTCGTCTCCACGACGGCCCTCACGCTCGGCTTCTCACTCCTCGGCGCCACCGCCCCCGCCTCCGCCGCGGACGCGCCCACACCGCACCTGGACTCGATCGAGCAGACCCTGCGCCAGGTCTCCCCGGGCCTGGAGGGCTCGGTCTGGGAGCGGACCTCCGGCAACCGGCTCGGCTCGTCCGAGCCCGGAGGCGCCGACTGGCTGCTCCAGACGCCCGGCTGCTGGGGTGACGCCGCGTGCGTGGACCGGCCCGGATCGCGCCGTCTCCTGGAGAAGATGCGCCAGGACATCGCCGGCGCCCGGCAGACGGTGGACATATCGACGCTGGCACCCTTCCCCAACGGCGGCTACCAGGAGGCGATCGTCGCGGGCCTCAGGGAATCCGCCCAGAAGGGCAACCGGTTGAAGGTGCGCATCATGGTGGGCGCCGCGCCCATCTACCACTCCACGGTGATCCCCTCGTCCTACCGGGACGAACTGCTGGCCAAGCTGGGCCCGGCCGCCGCGGGCAACATCACCCTCAACGTGGCCTCGATGACCACCTCGAAGACCGATTTCTCCTGGAACCACTCCAAGCTGGTCGTGGTGGACGGCAGTTCGGTGATCACCGGCGGCATCAACAGCTGGAAGGACGACTACCTCGAGACCTCCCACCCGGTCAGCGACGTCGACCTCGCGCTCTCCGGGCCGGCGGCCGGCTCCGCGGGCCGCTACCTGGACTCCCTGTGGGACTGGACCTGCCGCAACAAGAGCAACTGGAGCTCGGTCTGGTTCGCCGCCTCGCCCGGCGCCGGCTGCATGCCCTCGCTGCCCCGGCCCGCCTCCCCGCCGGCAGGGGACGTACCCGCGCTCGCGGTCGGCGGTCTCGGCGTGGGCATCCGCCAGAACGACCCGACCTCCTCCTTCCGCCCGGTCCTGCCCACCGCGGGCGACACCAAGTGCGGGATCGGCATCCACGACAACACCAACGCCGACCGGGACTACGACACGGTCAACCCGGAGGAGAGCGCCCTGCGCGCCCTGGTCTCCAGCGCGACCTCGCACATCGAGATCTCCCAGCAGGACGTGCACGCCACCTGCCCCCCGCTGCCCCGCTACGACGTACGCCTCTACGACGCCCTCGCCCAGAAGCTCACCTCCGGCGTGAAGGTCCGCATCGTCGTGAGCGACCCGGCGAACCGCGGGACGATCGGCAGCGGCGGCTACTCGCAGATCAAGTCGCTCTCCGAGGTGAGCGACGCCCTGCGCGGCCGGGTGGCGGCCCTCACCGGTGACGGCGCCCGGGCGCGGACGGCCCTGTGCGAGAACCTCCAGCTGGCCACGTTCCGCGCTTCCGACCAGCCCACCTGGGCGGACGGCAAGCCCTACGCCCAGCACCACAAGCTGGTGTCGGTCGACGGTTCGGCCTTCTACATCGGCTCCAAGAACCTCTACCCGTCCTGGCTGCAGGACTTCGGGTACGTCGTCGAGAGCCCGGCCGCGGCGGCCCAGCTCAAGAGCGACCTGCTGGACCCGCAGTGGCGGTACTCCCAGACCACCGCGACCTACGACTACACCCGCGGCCTCTGCCAGGGCTGA
- a CDS encoding beta-glucanase: MLERLRHLARPRRTPVFTADFTSPAQWIAGRSWAYPDGGPVNPGDNKLDHLVADPAYSRGGLFRATLRPDGYWDSGLLTTEGSDEDFSVRTGDVLEARVKLPVQRGAWPAIWTWRDGGQEIDVFEYHPDNPDLLELSNHVREAHRYHRDPAIRPGAWIDLKVEFGKGSVVWWVNGVRVFGDGRGVGRGWSAYLIVNLSVSAGRYHPAPEPEVTELSYEVSQLRVYRTRPGR, translated from the coding sequence ATGCTCGAACGACTGCGGCACCTGGCCCGCCCGCGCCGCACCCCCGTCTTCACCGCCGACTTCACCTCACCCGCCCAGTGGATCGCCGGCCGCTCGTGGGCGTATCCCGACGGCGGCCCGGTCAACCCCGGGGACAACAAACTCGACCACCTCGTCGCCGACCCGGCCTACAGCCGCGGCGGGCTCTTCCGGGCGACCCTGCGCCCCGACGGCTACTGGGACAGCGGGCTCCTCACCACCGAGGGCAGCGACGAGGACTTCTCCGTGCGCACCGGCGACGTGCTGGAGGCCCGGGTGAAGCTGCCGGTGCAGCGGGGCGCCTGGCCCGCGATCTGGACCTGGCGCGACGGAGGCCAGGAGATCGACGTCTTCGAGTACCACCCCGACAACCCGGACCTGCTGGAGCTCTCCAACCACGTCCGGGAGGCGCACCGCTACCACCGCGACCCTGCGATCCGGCCCGGTGCGTGGATCGACCTGAAGGTCGAGTTCGGGAAGGGCTCGGTCGTCTGGTGGGTCAACGGCGTACGCGTCTTCGGCGACGGCAGGGGAGTGGGCCGCGGCTGGTCCGCGTACCTCATCGTCAACCTCTCGGTCTCCGCGGGCCGGTACCACCCGGCGCCGGAGCCCGAGGTCACGGAGCTGTCCTACGAGGTCTCGCAACTGCGGGTGTACCGGACGCGCCCTGGACGCTGA